Proteins from a genomic interval of Zingiber officinale cultivar Zhangliang chromosome 2A, Zo_v1.1, whole genome shotgun sequence:
- the LOC122043026 gene encoding protein ESSENTIAL FOR POTEXVIRUS ACCUMULATION 1-like isoform X4, with protein MASGNVDLPDDLFITKPVEEVWAGKDQVNPENNIPLSPQWLYAKHGDSKDTRPPSSLPSGTLSDSIQKDIWRLDGSQDKKEWRKNVSDIDSSRRWREEERETSLLSRRERKKEGEREIEYRKGDRRPENAVVKEPLESRTLSSTERLHEVPNRGMGNENRRDSKWSSRWGPEDKDKESRIEKKVEVEKEDSHTEKQSFSASLRSLSGTDSRDKWRPRHRQDVHSGGSSVRAAPGFGFERDRVDGSSNSGFARGRGRSNSVAVLQLGSSFAAASSIGAIPVTEAEFCYPRGKLLAIYRKQKTVFVDATPVDFEDAPPVTTSSFVTPLAFDTPDAEEEILLKEIWKGKVNSIGANLSQEKMAKTNEADIGDEEKSIIEKKHDKMELIEDSKELNSEHGQHKDITVDSLINLVGLDGLSPKVVNHDVFLDKPGSLGADVMHSETDDGMMKEINVTDQSSHLDIFKNVNLGDDFIIPFDVGAKVPVKSCPVFDIPHVEVLNNNKFENRKLENKLPHPEELSLYYQDPQGDVQGPFLGFDIISWFEQGFFGTDLPVCLSDAPEGTPFQPLGEVMPHLKLELHPISNIFPGEKSETFDATSHEHDPTLISGSFASKDQQQTLTLDALGSHLKLDALENETLIDSNNARLPFSKAETSLRMIAEGHNLPDFTGQDAEVVLYKGRSSSNMEKQQHGKVDNHNIALSMSMGAHHSMLTETANTSFAHHNLQRGNDMNPLGLFWSELKGNQNKPLSSTIPGSMENLIGNYDHARTASPFNLNQEQQLISGRDLPNPNDSWSKNYRWSSSARVPDNLGVNNISRFEDGPNHPSLEQSLLLQQLQKQQLQHQLQQQSLLAHQNADLSGTYLDRVHELMHQHPVNQQSMEDLEQMLKLRFEQQVHLEQLQQQQLQQQQLQRQRQLHQHFQYDEPQFESQRQIYLENLLHQQLLEPGTGLSNVYPHDKNMMDQMFLRQQLLNESRKHSSNLSHESVMEQLIHANQGLNFQQQNKDLFNVLSHSKLRQMSLEQQYLLEHQLEQLQAQQLSASRNLTGIEEERHRGGIWSVDESGQFIRTAASQPQNYSSRLGQLDFLQKSQGPSLVEHPSHSQRNYLLQERMQRGLHPLDSSMHMPRAGTSPPNMELINAIARGQGLDAQDHLDQLHASGQMGQFHSNFHAHQRQISREFSGTHMDPTESHWSDLARQVPADLIESQLKQLQIKAEKQRGANMNVSFESPNAWAPNLGNNESSKYELRDLLHQEMLHQSQQSLSLVDGAATSSYEQKDPSWLYSRPNSENPYDLNRERAALGGVFSDASLLEQVGRPLNEQIMNTIDNKFESSNRFTLKPGFSTSFEQKQFPPDLDLFERGRLANSLSDASLQLIDFSNLKDGERGKMQDISGSSRIQSMMDAQESRVMQAEGHDGLGFFDYEAEFVHADKEEMPNNMAYGDPKAADSFLKRAYDLHDMSSARPPHDMPSARPPSAGTLQISKGHDSATYGSSEGTEVQQEPGATLSSQSSEVLRSNKKDFKFRRTSSSNDTDTIEPSFSDMLKSTKKSMPEHENIETGSVGKSSKKKGKKGRQIDPSLLGFKVHSNRILMGEIQRPDD; from the exons ATGGCGAGCGGCAACGTGGATCTGCCGGATGATCTCTTCATCACAAAGCCGGTCGAGGAGGTGTGGGCCGGCAAAG ATCAGGTGAATCCAGAAAATAATATTCCTCTGTCTCCTCAGTGGCTATATGCTAAACATGGTGACAGCAAG GATACTCGGCCACCAAGTTCACTACCATCTGGAACCTTGTCTGATTCTATTCAGAAAGATATCTGGCGTTTGGACGGATCACAGGACAAGAAAGAATGGAGAAAAAATGTATCTGATATTGATAGTAGCCGACGTTGGCGTGAAGAAGAGAGAGAGACTAGCTTGCTTTCTAGGAGAGAACGCAAAAAGGAAGGAGAACGAGAAATTGAGTATCGAAAAGGTGATCGTCGACCTGAGAATGCCGTTGTTAAAGAACCTCTTGAGTCTAGGACTCTGTCTTCAACTGAGAGGTTGCATGAAGTTCCTAACCGTGGTATGGGAAATGAAAACCGCCGGGATAGCAAGTGGTCATCAAGATGGGGCCCAGAGGACAAAGACAAGGAGTCACGGATAGAGAAGAAAGTGGAAGTAGAGAAAGAAGACTCTCATACTGAAAAACAGTCTTTTTCTGCTAGCCTCCGCTCACTCTCTGGAACTGATTCTCGTGATAAATGGAGGCCGCGACATCGTCAGGATGTTCATTCTGGGGGTTCCTCTGTTCGTGCTGCTCCTGGATTTGGTTTTGAAAGAGATCGTGTGGACGGTTCATCAAATTCTGGTTTTGCTCGTGGTAGGGGAAGATCAAACTCTGTTGCTGTATTGCAGCTGGGAAGTTCATTTGCTGCTGCTAGCTCAATTGGTGCAATCCCAGTAACTGAGGCTGAGTTCTGCTATCCTAGAGGGAAGCTTCTTGCTATTTACAGGAAGCAGAAGACAGTTTTTGTTGATGCTACCCCTGTGGACTTTGAGGATGCTCCTCCGGTAACAACATCTAGCTTTGTAACTCCATTGGCCTTTGACACACCTGATGCAGAGGAAGAG ATTCTTCTGAAAGAAATTTGGAAAGGGAAGGTCAACAGCATTGGAGCAAACTTAAGTCAGGAAAAGATGGCAAAAACTAATGAAGCTGATATAG GTGATGAGGAGAAGAGCATAATTGAAAAGAAACATGATAAAATGGAATTAATAGAAGATTCTAAAG AGCTGAATTCTGAACATGGACAACACAAGGACATTACTGTGGATTCTTTGATTAATTTGGTTGGTCTTGATGGTTTGTCCCCAAAGGTTGTGAACCATGATGTTTTTCTAGATAAACCAGGTTCACTTGGTGCCGATGTTATGCATTCTGAGACAGATGATGGCATGATGAAAGAGATAAATGTTACTGATCAATCAAGTCATCTAGATATTTTTAAAAACGTCAACTTAGGAGATGATTTCATTATCCCTTTTGATGTTGGTGCTAAGGTACCCGTTAAGTCATGTCCTGTGTTTGACATTCCTCATGTGGAGGTTCTTAACaataacaaatttgaaaatagaaaattgGAGAACAAATTACCCCATCCTGAGGAGTTGAGCTTATATTACCAAGACCCACAAGGTGATGTACAGGGACCATTTCTAGGTTTTGATATCATCTCTTGGTTTGAGCAAGGTTTCTTTGGCACAGATTTACCGGTGTGTTTATCTGATGCTCCTGAGGGCACACCTTTTCAGCCACTAGGTGAAGTTATGCCTCATTTGAAACTCGAGCTCCATCCTATCTCAAATATCTTCCCTGGTGAAAAATCTGAAACTTTCGATGCTACAAGTCATGAACATGACCCTACCCTTATTAGTGGTTCTTTTGCCTCAAAGGATCAACAGCAAACCTTGACATTGGATGCTCTGGGTTCTCATTTAAAACTTGATGCTCTTGAAAATGAAACTCTGATAGATTCAAATAATGCCAGGTTACCCTTTTCCAAGGCAGAAACATCATTACGTATGATAGCTGAAGGCCACAACTTGCCTGATTTTACTGGGCAAGATGCCGAAG TTGTGTTGTACAAAGGTAGGTCCTCAAGCAACATGGAGAAACAGCAACATGGAAAAGTTGATAATCATAACATTGCTCTATCAATGTCCATGGGCGCTCATCATTCTATGCTTACTGAAACTGCAAATACTAGTTTTGCGCATCATAATCTTCAAAGGGGCAATGACATGAATCCTCTTGGATTGTTTTGGTCTGAACTAAAAGGTAACCAAAACAAGCCCCTTTCATCAACTATTCCAGGCTCCATGGAGAATTTGATTGGCAATTATGATCATGCAAGAACTGCCTCTCCATTTAACCTGAACCAGGAGCAACAGCTCATCTCGGGAAGAGACCTTCCAAACCCCAATGATTCATGGTCTAAAAATTATAGATGGAGCAGCAGTGCAAGAGTTCCTGACAATCTTGGTGTGAATAACATTTCCAGGTTCGAAGATGGGCCTAACCACCCTAGTTTAGAACAGTCTCTGCTCTTGCAACAATTACAGAAACAACAATTACAGCATCAACTTCAACAGCAAAGCTTACTAGCCCATCAAAATGCTGATTTGTCTGGAACATACTTGGATCGGGTGCATGAACTTATGCACCAGCACCCTGTTAATCAACAGAGTATGGAGGATCTAGAACAGATGCTGAAACTTAGGTTTGAACAACAGGTACATCTAGAACAGTTGCAGCAGCAACAGTTGCAGCAGCAGCAGTTGCAACGACAGCGACAATTGCACCAGCATTTTCAATATGATGAACCACAATTTGAATCACAACGGCAGATTTATCTTGAAAATTTGCTGCATCAGCAATTACTTGAACCTGGTACTGGTTTATCAAATGTTTATCCGCATGACAAAAACATGATGGATCAGATGTTTCTAAGGCAGCAACTTTTGAATGAGTCTCGGAAACATTCTAGCAATCTTTCTCATGAATCAGTGATGGAGCAACTCATCCATGCAAATCAGGGGCTGAATTTTCAGCAGCAGAATAAAGATTTATTTAATGTTTTATCTCATTCCAAGCTGAGGCAGATGTCTCTGGAGCAACAATATCTTTTAGAACATCAGCTGGAGCAACTTCAGGCTCAGCAGCTCTCCGCTTCGAGGAATTTAACTGGTATTGAGGAAGAGAGGCACAGAGGGGGGATCTGGTCGGTTGATGAATCTGGCCAATTCATTAGAACTGCAGCTAGTCAGCCACAGAATTATTCTTCCAGGCTTGGCCAATTAGACTTTTTGCAGAAATCACAAGGGCCATCATTGGTAGAGCATCCTAGTCATTCTCAGCGAAACTACTTGTTGCAGGAGAGAATGCAAAGGGGGCTACATCCTCTTGATAGTTCCATGCATATGCCACGTGCAGGTACTTCTCCACCAAACATGGAACTAATTAATGCCATAGCACGAGGTCAAGGATTGGATGCACAAGACCATCTTGACCAGCTTCATGCTTCTGGTCAGATGGGACAGTTTCATTCTAATTTTCACGCTCATCAAAGACAGATTTCCAGAGAATTCTCTGGCACACACATGGATCCAACAGAGAGCCACTGGTCTGATTTAGCTAGACAGGTACCAGCTGACCTAATAGAATCCCAGCTGAAACAGTTGCAAATTAAAGCGGAGAAGCAGAGAGGTGCCAATATGAATGTCTCCTTTGAGAGCCCAAATGCATGGGCACCAAATCTAGGAAATAATGAAAGCTCAAAATATGAATTGAGAGACTTGCTTCATCAAGAAATGCTTCACCAATCTCAACAGTCTCTCAGTTTGGTGGACGGTGCTGCTACATCATCCTATGAGCAAAAGGACCCTTCTTGGCTCTACTCACGACCTAATTCAGAGAATCCATATGATTTGAACAGAGAGAGAGCAGCGTTAGGTGGCGTCTTTTCAGATGCTTCCCTTTTGGAGCAAGTAGGACGGCCTTTGAATGAACAAATCATGAATACCATTGATAATAAATTTGAGAGCAGCAACAGGTTCACTTTAAAGCCTGGTTTCTCAACTTCTTTTGAACAGAAACAATTCCCGCCAGATTTAGACTTATTTGAAAGGGGCAGGCTTGCAAATTCTTTAAGTGATGCTTCCTTGCAGTTGATAGATTTCTCTAATCTGAAGGATGGGGAGAGAGGAAAGATGCAGGATATCAGTGGAAGTTCCAGGATCCAATCAATGATGGATGCTCAAGAGAGTAGGGTTATGCAAGCAGAAGGTCATGATG GTTTAGGCTTCTTTGACTATGAAGCAGAATTTGTTCATGCTGACAAGGAAGAGATGCCTAACAATAT GGCGTATGGTGATCCAAAAGCTGCTGATAGTTTCTTAAAGCGTGCCTATGATCTCCATGACATGTCATCTGCAAGACCTCCCCATGACATGCCATCTGCAAGACCACCATCAGCCGGCACTCTTCAAATTTCAAAAGGGCATGATTCTGCAACTTATGGATCTTCAGAAG GTACAGAAGTACAGCAAGAACCTGGAGCTACACTCTCATCCCAATCCTCTGAGGTGCTAAGATCTAACAAGAAAGACTTCAAATTTCGTCGGACCTCTTCTAGCAATGACACTGATACTATAGAGCCTTCGTTCAGTGATATGCTGAAGAGCACCAAAAAATCCATGCCGGAGCATGAGAACATTGAAACAGGTTCAGTCGGAAAGAGTAGCAAAAAGAAGGGAAAGAAAGGGAGACAGATTGACCCGTCTCTTCTCGGCTTCAAAGTTCACAGCAACCGCATCTTGATGGGTGAGATCCAGCGCCCGGATGATTGA
- the LOC122043026 gene encoding protein ESSENTIAL FOR POTEXVIRUS ACCUMULATION 1-like isoform X2 — translation MASGNVDLPDDLFITKPVEEVWAGKDQVNPENNIPLSPQWLYAKHGDSKDTRPPSSLPSGTLSDSIQKDIWRLDGSQDKKEWRKNVSDIDSSRRWREEERETSLLSRRERKKEGEREIEYRKGDRRPENAVVKEPLESRTLSSTERLHEVPNRGMGNENRRDSKWSSRWGPEDKDKESRIEKKVEVEKEDSHTEKQSFSASLRSLSGTDSRDKWRPRHRQDVHSGGSSVRAAPGFGFERDRVDGSSNSGFARGRGRSNSVAVLQLGSSFAAASSIGAIPVTEAEFCYPRGKLLAIYRKQKTVFVDATPVDFEDAPPVTTSSFVTPLAFDTPDAEEEILLKEIWKGKVNSIGANLSQEKMAKTNEADIGDEEKSIIEKKHDKMELIEDSKELNSEHGQHKDITVDSLINLVGLDGLSPKVVNHDVFLDKPGSLGADVMHSETDDGMMKEINVTDQSSHLDIFKNVNLGDDFIIPFDVGAKVPVKSCPVFDIPHVEVLNNNKFENRKLENKLPHPEELSLYYQDPQGDVQGPFLGFDIISWFEQGFFGTDLPVCLSDAPEGTPFQPLGEVMPHLKLELHPISNIFPGEKSETFDATSHEHDPTLISGSFASKDQQQTLTLDALGSHLKLDALENETLIDSNNARLPFSKAETSLRMIAEGHNLPDFTGQDAEVVLYKGRSSSNMEKQQHGKVDNHNIALSMSMGAHHSMLTETANTSFAHHNLQRGNDMNPLGLFWSELKGNQNKPLSSTIPGSMENLIGNYDHARTASPFNLNQEQQLISGRDLPNPNDSWSKNYRWSSSARVPDNLGVNNISRFEDGPNHPSLEQSLLLQQLQKQQLQHQLQQQSLLAHQNADLSGTYLDRVHELMHQHPVNQQSMEDLEQMLKLRFEQQVHLEQLQQQQLQQQQLQRQRQLHQHFQYDEPQFESQRQIYLENLLHQQLLEPGTGLSNVYPHDKNMMDQMFLRQQLLNESRKHSSNLSHESVMEQLIHANQGLNFQQQNKDLFNVLSHSKLRQMSLEQQYLLEHQLEQLQAQQLSASRNLTGIEEERHRGGIWSVDESGQFIRTAASQPQNYSSRLGQLDFLQKSQGPSLVEHPSHSQRNYLLQERMQRGLHPLDSSMHMPRAGTSPPNMELINAIARGQGLDAQDHLDQLHASGQMGQFHSNFHAHQRQISREFSGTHMDPTESHWSDLARQVPADLIESQLKQLQIKAEKQRGANMNVSFESPNAWAPNLGNNESSKYELRDLLHQEMLHQSQQSLSLVDGAATSSYEQKDPSWLYSRPNSENPYDLNRERAALGGVFSDASLLEQVGRPLNEQIMNTIDNKFESSNRFTLKPGFSTSFEQKQFPPDLDLFERGRLANSLSDASLQLIDFSNLKDGERGKMQDISGSSRIQSMMDAQESRVMQAEGHDGKSFKQDLFEITSLGFFDYEAEFVHADKEEMPNNMAYGDPKAADSFLKRAYDLHDMSSARPPHDMPSARPPSAGTLQISKGHDSATYGSSEEVQQEPGATLSSQSSEVLRSNKKDFKFRRTSSSNDTDTIEPSFSDMLKSTKKSMPEHENIETGSVGKSSKKKGKKGRQIDPSLLGFKVHSNRILMGEIQRPDD, via the exons ATGGCGAGCGGCAACGTGGATCTGCCGGATGATCTCTTCATCACAAAGCCGGTCGAGGAGGTGTGGGCCGGCAAAG ATCAGGTGAATCCAGAAAATAATATTCCTCTGTCTCCTCAGTGGCTATATGCTAAACATGGTGACAGCAAG GATACTCGGCCACCAAGTTCACTACCATCTGGAACCTTGTCTGATTCTATTCAGAAAGATATCTGGCGTTTGGACGGATCACAGGACAAGAAAGAATGGAGAAAAAATGTATCTGATATTGATAGTAGCCGACGTTGGCGTGAAGAAGAGAGAGAGACTAGCTTGCTTTCTAGGAGAGAACGCAAAAAGGAAGGAGAACGAGAAATTGAGTATCGAAAAGGTGATCGTCGACCTGAGAATGCCGTTGTTAAAGAACCTCTTGAGTCTAGGACTCTGTCTTCAACTGAGAGGTTGCATGAAGTTCCTAACCGTGGTATGGGAAATGAAAACCGCCGGGATAGCAAGTGGTCATCAAGATGGGGCCCAGAGGACAAAGACAAGGAGTCACGGATAGAGAAGAAAGTGGAAGTAGAGAAAGAAGACTCTCATACTGAAAAACAGTCTTTTTCTGCTAGCCTCCGCTCACTCTCTGGAACTGATTCTCGTGATAAATGGAGGCCGCGACATCGTCAGGATGTTCATTCTGGGGGTTCCTCTGTTCGTGCTGCTCCTGGATTTGGTTTTGAAAGAGATCGTGTGGACGGTTCATCAAATTCTGGTTTTGCTCGTGGTAGGGGAAGATCAAACTCTGTTGCTGTATTGCAGCTGGGAAGTTCATTTGCTGCTGCTAGCTCAATTGGTGCAATCCCAGTAACTGAGGCTGAGTTCTGCTATCCTAGAGGGAAGCTTCTTGCTATTTACAGGAAGCAGAAGACAGTTTTTGTTGATGCTACCCCTGTGGACTTTGAGGATGCTCCTCCGGTAACAACATCTAGCTTTGTAACTCCATTGGCCTTTGACACACCTGATGCAGAGGAAGAG ATTCTTCTGAAAGAAATTTGGAAAGGGAAGGTCAACAGCATTGGAGCAAACTTAAGTCAGGAAAAGATGGCAAAAACTAATGAAGCTGATATAG GTGATGAGGAGAAGAGCATAATTGAAAAGAAACATGATAAAATGGAATTAATAGAAGATTCTAAAG AGCTGAATTCTGAACATGGACAACACAAGGACATTACTGTGGATTCTTTGATTAATTTGGTTGGTCTTGATGGTTTGTCCCCAAAGGTTGTGAACCATGATGTTTTTCTAGATAAACCAGGTTCACTTGGTGCCGATGTTATGCATTCTGAGACAGATGATGGCATGATGAAAGAGATAAATGTTACTGATCAATCAAGTCATCTAGATATTTTTAAAAACGTCAACTTAGGAGATGATTTCATTATCCCTTTTGATGTTGGTGCTAAGGTACCCGTTAAGTCATGTCCTGTGTTTGACATTCCTCATGTGGAGGTTCTTAACaataacaaatttgaaaatagaaaattgGAGAACAAATTACCCCATCCTGAGGAGTTGAGCTTATATTACCAAGACCCACAAGGTGATGTACAGGGACCATTTCTAGGTTTTGATATCATCTCTTGGTTTGAGCAAGGTTTCTTTGGCACAGATTTACCGGTGTGTTTATCTGATGCTCCTGAGGGCACACCTTTTCAGCCACTAGGTGAAGTTATGCCTCATTTGAAACTCGAGCTCCATCCTATCTCAAATATCTTCCCTGGTGAAAAATCTGAAACTTTCGATGCTACAAGTCATGAACATGACCCTACCCTTATTAGTGGTTCTTTTGCCTCAAAGGATCAACAGCAAACCTTGACATTGGATGCTCTGGGTTCTCATTTAAAACTTGATGCTCTTGAAAATGAAACTCTGATAGATTCAAATAATGCCAGGTTACCCTTTTCCAAGGCAGAAACATCATTACGTATGATAGCTGAAGGCCACAACTTGCCTGATTTTACTGGGCAAGATGCCGAAG TTGTGTTGTACAAAGGTAGGTCCTCAAGCAACATGGAGAAACAGCAACATGGAAAAGTTGATAATCATAACATTGCTCTATCAATGTCCATGGGCGCTCATCATTCTATGCTTACTGAAACTGCAAATACTAGTTTTGCGCATCATAATCTTCAAAGGGGCAATGACATGAATCCTCTTGGATTGTTTTGGTCTGAACTAAAAGGTAACCAAAACAAGCCCCTTTCATCAACTATTCCAGGCTCCATGGAGAATTTGATTGGCAATTATGATCATGCAAGAACTGCCTCTCCATTTAACCTGAACCAGGAGCAACAGCTCATCTCGGGAAGAGACCTTCCAAACCCCAATGATTCATGGTCTAAAAATTATAGATGGAGCAGCAGTGCAAGAGTTCCTGACAATCTTGGTGTGAATAACATTTCCAGGTTCGAAGATGGGCCTAACCACCCTAGTTTAGAACAGTCTCTGCTCTTGCAACAATTACAGAAACAACAATTACAGCATCAACTTCAACAGCAAAGCTTACTAGCCCATCAAAATGCTGATTTGTCTGGAACATACTTGGATCGGGTGCATGAACTTATGCACCAGCACCCTGTTAATCAACAGAGTATGGAGGATCTAGAACAGATGCTGAAACTTAGGTTTGAACAACAGGTACATCTAGAACAGTTGCAGCAGCAACAGTTGCAGCAGCAGCAGTTGCAACGACAGCGACAATTGCACCAGCATTTTCAATATGATGAACCACAATTTGAATCACAACGGCAGATTTATCTTGAAAATTTGCTGCATCAGCAATTACTTGAACCTGGTACTGGTTTATCAAATGTTTATCCGCATGACAAAAACATGATGGATCAGATGTTTCTAAGGCAGCAACTTTTGAATGAGTCTCGGAAACATTCTAGCAATCTTTCTCATGAATCAGTGATGGAGCAACTCATCCATGCAAATCAGGGGCTGAATTTTCAGCAGCAGAATAAAGATTTATTTAATGTTTTATCTCATTCCAAGCTGAGGCAGATGTCTCTGGAGCAACAATATCTTTTAGAACATCAGCTGGAGCAACTTCAGGCTCAGCAGCTCTCCGCTTCGAGGAATTTAACTGGTATTGAGGAAGAGAGGCACAGAGGGGGGATCTGGTCGGTTGATGAATCTGGCCAATTCATTAGAACTGCAGCTAGTCAGCCACAGAATTATTCTTCCAGGCTTGGCCAATTAGACTTTTTGCAGAAATCACAAGGGCCATCATTGGTAGAGCATCCTAGTCATTCTCAGCGAAACTACTTGTTGCAGGAGAGAATGCAAAGGGGGCTACATCCTCTTGATAGTTCCATGCATATGCCACGTGCAGGTACTTCTCCACCAAACATGGAACTAATTAATGCCATAGCACGAGGTCAAGGATTGGATGCACAAGACCATCTTGACCAGCTTCATGCTTCTGGTCAGATGGGACAGTTTCATTCTAATTTTCACGCTCATCAAAGACAGATTTCCAGAGAATTCTCTGGCACACACATGGATCCAACAGAGAGCCACTGGTCTGATTTAGCTAGACAGGTACCAGCTGACCTAATAGAATCCCAGCTGAAACAGTTGCAAATTAAAGCGGAGAAGCAGAGAGGTGCCAATATGAATGTCTCCTTTGAGAGCCCAAATGCATGGGCACCAAATCTAGGAAATAATGAAAGCTCAAAATATGAATTGAGAGACTTGCTTCATCAAGAAATGCTTCACCAATCTCAACAGTCTCTCAGTTTGGTGGACGGTGCTGCTACATCATCCTATGAGCAAAAGGACCCTTCTTGGCTCTACTCACGACCTAATTCAGAGAATCCATATGATTTGAACAGAGAGAGAGCAGCGTTAGGTGGCGTCTTTTCAGATGCTTCCCTTTTGGAGCAAGTAGGACGGCCTTTGAATGAACAAATCATGAATACCATTGATAATAAATTTGAGAGCAGCAACAGGTTCACTTTAAAGCCTGGTTTCTCAACTTCTTTTGAACAGAAACAATTCCCGCCAGATTTAGACTTATTTGAAAGGGGCAGGCTTGCAAATTCTTTAAGTGATGCTTCCTTGCAGTTGATAGATTTCTCTAATCTGAAGGATGGGGAGAGAGGAAAGATGCAGGATATCAGTGGAAGTTCCAGGATCCAATCAATGATGGATGCTCAAGAGAGTAGGGTTATGCAAGCAGAAGGTCATGATGGCAAGTCTTTTAAGCAAGACTTATTTGAGATAACTA GTTTAGGCTTCTTTGACTATGAAGCAGAATTTGTTCATGCTGACAAGGAAGAGATGCCTAACAATAT GGCGTATGGTGATCCAAAAGCTGCTGATAGTTTCTTAAAGCGTGCCTATGATCTCCATGACATGTCATCTGCAAGACCTCCCCATGACATGCCATCTGCAAGACCACCATCAGCCGGCACTCTTCAAATTTCAAAAGGGCATGATTCTGCAACTTATGGATCTTCAGAAG AAGTACAGCAAGAACCTGGAGCTACACTCTCATCCCAATCCTCTGAGGTGCTAAGATCTAACAAGAAAGACTTCAAATTTCGTCGGACCTCTTCTAGCAATGACACTGATACTATAGAGCCTTCGTTCAGTGATATGCTGAAGAGCACCAAAAAATCCATGCCGGAGCATGAGAACATTGAAACAGGTTCAGTCGGAAAGAGTAGCAAAAAGAAGGGAAAGAAAGGGAGACAGATTGACCCGTCTCTTCTCGGCTTCAAAGTTCACAGCAACCGCATCTTGATGGGTGAGATCCAGCGCCCGGATGATTGA